The sequence below is a genomic window from Methylotuvimicrobium sp. KM2.
GCTTGTTTTTCAATAGGAATACCAATGCCGGTATCGCGGACGCTGAAACGAAGATAATCCCGACCATTCTTGGGCGGCAATTTGATGACGGAGATCGTAACGCTTCCCTGCTTTGTGAATTTAAGCGCATTACTGGTTAAATTAACTAATATTTGTTCGAGCCGAAGCGCATCGCCGCGAAGAAACTCGATGCCTTCCGGTGCAGGCCCCATAATCAATTCGACTTTATTGCTGTATTCAATCGCCGACATCAGTGTGGCTACGTTATCTAGCACGTCGCTCAGCCGGAATGGCGCATGCTCGATTTCAAGACGCCCCGATTCTATTTTGGAAAAATCAAGAATATCGTTGATGATTCCGAGCAAGGACCGGCCGGCTATACGAATTTTCTTTACCAAATTAAGCTCATCGGTGCCAAGATGGGCTTTTTCCAATAAATAAGCCAACCCAAGTATGGCGTTCATTGGGGTCCGTATTTCATGGCTCATATTGGCCAAAAAGTTGCCTTTAACACTGGCAAGCCGCTCGGCCTCTTGTTTTGCCGCCTGTAATTCAGCCGTACGCTCGGCCACGTTTCGCTCCAAGGTTTCATTCATTTGAAGCAAGGCATCTTGAATCCGCTTGCGTTCGGAGATATCGACAATGGTCGCCACGACAAAAAGTTGATTATCGCTCCGATAGGGACTCAAGCCGATTTCTATCGGAAATATAGAGCCGTTCTTGCGTGTTCCGTATAAGTCTCTTCCCTTACCCATCGCCCGAGTCGTTGGGTTTTGTAAATAATCTTTACGTTGCCTGGCATGGCGTGAACGAAACTTTTCGGGAAGCAATATTTCCACGGGTCGGTTGACCACTTCCGATACTTGATAGCCGAATAGGCTCTCGAAGGCAGGGTTAGCCATGACTATTTTTCCTTCGGCATCGACGACCAACAAGCCGCTGGCATTTGCTTCGAACAAAATCCGAAAACACGCTTGAGCCTCTTGTAAACGCGTCGCTGATTCCGCCTCGCCCCGCGCCAGAGCTGCTTCCTTCTCGGCCAGATCGCGCTCTGTTCTTGCCTGAATTAGACGCCAAATACCTATTGCAAACAATAGCAAGATCACCGAAGCGCTCGCGATCTTAGCCGACCAAACGTTATTTTCCACCGTCGATAATTTTTCCATTGGTAGATGGCTAATCACTTTCCAGTGTATGTTGTGCGATAAACGAGTATCTTGTATGGGCGTTAACAAAACGGAACTCCATGTCCAAAGACCGTCATCAAATCTGACCTGGCCTTTTTTTTGCCGGGTTATCGCTTCCCACACTTGAGGATGCCGTGTAGCCAGAGTCGCTTCCCGTTGAAACATGAAACCCCATTCATCCTGTGCATTTGGGCTTTTTAGCCAATAGCCCTCGTCATTGACCAGCATCAACCTGTCAATGGCGGGTCCGGCGCTGTGGACGAAAACATCCAGCATTGATTTTGCCATGATGTTAATAATAAGAATGCCTCGAGGCTTACCTAATTCATCAAACACTGGACTTGAGACCCTTATCGTCGGCTTGTAAGGAATCTCGATACGGCCATCGTCCATATTCAAATCGAGCGGGGAAATATAAATCTCCCCTTGATTCAGCAGCATGGTATCGGTAAAAAAATAACGGTCTTCTTTAGCCTGCAATTCGTTTCGAGGAACGACGATCGGGCGCCCTCTTCTGTTATTGACTCGCACTTGCTCCATTCCTTGTTCGTCGATCCAGCGTACTTTGTCGTAAATCGGGTTACGCGACATCAACGAAAAAAATGCGTCTTGCATCGAGTTCGAGTCCGAGCCATTCGGGGCCTGATAAACCCTGCGAACCGGGTATTCATTGATTAAGCTCATCAAATGGCCTATCGGAACGGCCAACTCATGATCCAAGCGGCCTTGCCCCAACTCGACAAAAATTGTTTCGTCGGCCATCAGCATCGATAACTCAGCATCAATGCGCGATTCGCCCAACAACAAAGTACCTGCCACGACTAAAATACTCACAGGCAAGAATAGCAACATAAAATCCTTAAGAAATCGGCCTCGACTTAAAGTCGTTTGATAAAGATCGTGCTTGCTTGATCGATTGAGTAGTGTATTCAAAACGGCTGTTATCCTCTAAATTACAAATAAACCTGAATTCGGCAGTTTAACCATGAAGCACATGAAGTTCATGAAGGATTCCAAGAACTTACCAAATCCTTCTCGCTAACCTTTTTGGTGAGCGAAAGTTCTATACAAACGCGTAATAAGCTATTGAATTAACTTCCTATTCTTCATGGTGAAATGCTTTTTCTAGGATAAACGACTTTATCAAGGTGGCTGCCGGCTTAGTGCAAACCAAACAAAGCCATTTAATCCGAGCCAAAAGCTAACTTGCAAAGTGAGTTTTTGTTATTTTTATTTAACGACAACTCTATGTTATTTAAATGTTTTATTTGATAAACAAAAATTTCCACATAGAGTATAGACTAGATTTTATGCTCTAGCGGCTAAATTATGCAACCCG
It includes:
- a CDS encoding response regulator, which translates into the protein MNTLLNRSSKHDLYQTTLSRGRFLKDFMLLFLPVSILVVAGTLLLGESRIDAELSMLMADETIFVELGQGRLDHELAVPIGHLMSLINEYPVRRVYQAPNGSDSNSMQDAFFSLMSRNPIYDKVRWIDEQGMEQVRVNNRRGRPIVVPRNELQAKEDRYFFTDTMLLNQGEIYISPLDLNMDDGRIEIPYKPTIRVSSPVFDELGKPRGILIINIMAKSMLDVFVHSAGPAIDRLMLVNDEGYWLKSPNAQDEWGFMFQREATLATRHPQVWEAITRQKKGQVRFDDGLWTWSSVLLTPIQDTRLSHNIHWKVISHLPMEKLSTVENNVWSAKIASASVILLLFAIGIWRLIQARTERDLAEKEAALARGEAESATRLQEAQACFRILFEANASGLLVVDAEGKIVMANPAFESLFGYQVSEVVNRPVEILLPEKFRSRHARQRKDYLQNPTTRAMGKGRDLYGTRKNGSIFPIEIGLSPYRSDNQLFVVATIVDISERKRIQDALLQMNETLERNVAERTAELQAAKQEAERLASVKGNFLANMSHEIRTPMNAILGLAYLLEKAHLGTDELNLVKKIRIAGRSLLGIINDILDFSKIESGRLEIEHAPFRLSDVLDNVATLMSAIEYSNKVELIMGPAPEGIEFLRGDALRLEQILVNLTSNALKFTKQGSVTISVIKLPPKNGRDYLRFSVRDTGIGIPIEKQAEIFNAFSQEDTSTTRRFGGTGLGLTICRYLVQMMGGELGVNSEFGIGSEFWLMLPIELVEPQEYVHPAIAFQNVLIADDHPVAREMLAATVRSLGWTHEVVESGEEAVERIIERAGNNKLPDIVLLDWCMPGVNGLEAGKRIRQELGDIADAPIIVIATAHDRDALLREPDVAIADAVLHKPITASSLYNAVSDAKQRRQGERSIQHNNTTPSEKRLNGLNLLLVDDSEINRDMARRILEAEGATVYLADDGHAALQWLRLNPDLVNVVLMDIQMPLMDGYEATRQIREVLDLTQLPIVALTAGAFKNQQAAALNAGMNGFIAKPFDVEELIAYLQQYVTGLQVTADSKNEPIASAKESDSQLPMIDIDRGLNNWGDAATYYKYLQKFAESHGHDGDEIAKMMAQGDRESALALAHKLKGTAGNLALIQVWKLAEKIESKLLEEGATIVESIQQLQPLLNDTLREIGRLNGKDK